Within the Micromonospora citrea genome, the region TCGGCCAGGCCCTCGGCGGAGCCCTCCCGCCCGAGCCCGGCCTGCTTGACTCCGCCCATCGGGGCGAACGCCACCGACGGCAGCGGGTCGTTGGCGCCGAGGATGCCGACCTGCATCCGGTCGGCCATCCGCCAGACGCGGGCCGGGTCCCGGCTGTAGACGTAGCCGGCGAGGCCCAGCTCGGTGGCGTTGGCCCGGGCGACGGCTTCGTCCTCGTCGCGGAAGCGGAAGACGGCGGCGGCGGGTCCGAAGACCTCCTCGCGGGCGATGCGGGCGTGGTCGGGCACGTCGACCAGCAGGGTCGGCGGCAGGTAGTGCCCGTGCCAGGGCACCGCCCGTTCGTCGGTGAGTCGGCGCGCGCCGGCGGCGAGCGCCTCGTCCACCAGCGCGGTGACCGCGTCGACCCGGTCGGAGTCGATCACCGGGCCGAGGTCGGGGCAGGGATCGTCGAGGCCGTTGCCGATGCTCAGCGCGTCGAGCCGCTCGGCCAGTCGGCCGGCGAACTCGTCGTGGACCCGCTCGTGCACCAGGAAGCGGTTGGCCGCCACGCAGGACTGGCCGGTGTTGCGGGTCTTGGCCAGCACGGCGCCCTCGACGGCGGCGTCGAGGTCCGCGTCGTCGAAGACGACGAACGCCGCGTTGCCGCCGAGTTCGAGCAGCGGCCTGACGATCCGGCGCGCCGCGCCGGCCATGATCCGGCCGCCGACGCCGGTGGAGCCGGTGAAGGTGACCACCCGGACGGCGCGGTGGTCGAGCAGCGCGTCGGTGAGTTCCGCGGCCGGTCCGTGCACGAGGTTGACCACCCCGGCGGGCAGCCCGGCGTCGGTCAGCGCACGGATCAGCTCGGTGACCGCCAGCGGCGCCTTCTCCGACACCCGGGCGACGACGGTGCAGCCGGCGGCCAGGGCGGGCGCGAGCTTGCGGGCCTGGATGGAGCAGGGGAAGTTCCACGGGGTCAGGCTGGCCACGACCCCGGTGGGGCGACGCAGGGTGAGCTGCCGGCGACCCGGCTGTTCGCTGGTGAGCAGCTCGCCCTGGGGCCGGCGGACCTGCTCGG harbors:
- a CDS encoding NAD-dependent succinate-semialdehyde dehydrogenase gives rise to the protein MTGTMLIDGTWHTPDHHLDVTDPADGSVVGRVGWGDATDARRAADAAAAAFDAWADTPPRVRADLLLRAAELIGERQSSIGELLAREAGKRLPEALAEVSFSAEYFRWFAEQVRRPQGELLTSEQPGRRQLTLRRPTGVVASLTPWNFPCSIQARKLAPALAAGCTVVARVSEKAPLAVTELIRALTDAGLPAGVVNLVHGPAAELTDALLDHRAVRVVTFTGSTGVGGRIMAGAARRIVRPLLELGGNAAFVVFDDADLDAAVEGAVLAKTRNTGQSCVAANRFLVHERVHDEFAGRLAERLDALSIGNGLDDPCPDLGPVIDSDRVDAVTALVDEALAAGARRLTDERAVPWHGHYLPPTLLVDVPDHARIAREEVFGPAAAVFRFRDEDEAVARANATELGLAGYVYSRDPARVWRMADRMQVGILGANDPLPSVAFAPMGGVKQAGLGREGSAEGLAEFTDQRYLAWRP